GAAGAATTCGAGTTTCTCATCAACTACGACTATTCAAGTACTCGCATCGCCGGCAGAATCAGGGATGTTACATCAAGGCGGGCTCAGGAGATTTCCGCAGAGATCATGGCGTGGTGTGACAGTCACCTTACGAATGATCTCCACGTTCAGTTGACAGGCACGACTCTGATGGCACTGAAAACGAATCAGTATCTTGTGCGCAATCTTGTACTCAGCTTCACCATTGCTTTCGGCGTCATTTTTGTCTCCATGCTGATTCTCTTCCGTTCGTTCAAACTTGCCTCACTTTCGATGATACCGAATATCATTCCACTGTTGATGATTGCCGCGGTGATGGGACTGTTTCATATCAAACTAAGGCCGACGACAGCCATGACCTTCGCCATCGCGTTCGGAATCGCGGTGGATGACACCATTCACTTTCTGGCGCGGTTCCGGCAGGAGCTTTTCGCCAGTCACGGGAAGTACAAGCTCGCCAACGAACAGACTTTGTTGACCACCGGCAAGGCGATCATTTCAACAAGTGTAATTCTGGTGGCTGGTTTCATCGTGATGGTGACTTCGAATTTCAGTCCCAGCAGGGATTTCGGTTTCTTGTCAGCCATGACTATGGTGGGTGCGCTCCTGGGTGACCTCTTTTTCCTGCCGGCGGTGTTGACCCTGGCGAGGCCGAAGATTCCGGGGCTGCGACATACGTATGACAATGAGGCACAAGGAAGTGATGCTTGAAAGAAACAACAGTAATGACGTCAGTTGCCGAGAAAATGTTTGGATCAGGCCCTCCCTCCGTTTAAATTCGCAGCCGGTTATGAGAATGAATCTTGAGATGCGCGCGACTGCCATCCCCTTCACCGGCATGACAATGACTATGGGCGGCACCATGACGACTGGTGCGGGGGAGAGTATGTAGCGGCGTAGCTCATACCGTTTCTTAGAACCCCCCACTGGAAAGGACAACAGTGGGGGGTTTTTATTTCAGGCAACTCAGCGAGATGAAAGGAGAAAGACGAGAGATGAAGGTTCTGAAATTCGGCGGTTCATCCATCAGCACACCGGACCGGATTGAGGCGGTCCTTAATGTCATACAGTCAGTTGCTCAGTACGGAGAGGCGAGAGCTGTGGTGGTTTCCGCTTTCGGCGGCGTTACCGATCAGTTAATCGAGATGAGTTCATCCGCCGAGATGGACCAGGGCGGATATAAAGTCTCCTTCAACGATTTGAAGGAAAGGCACTTCACCGTCGTAAGAGAACTAATCGCCGAGGAACATCGTTCCCGGACAGAATCAATTTTGAACGACCTCTTCACCGAATTGGAGGAGTTACTCCGAGGGATCTCCATGGTGAAGGAAGTTTCGCTCCGGACGAAGGACACAGTTCTGAGCTTCGGGGAGAGACTGTCAGCAACCATTATCACCGCTTGTCTGCGATGTCGAGGTACGGATGCTGATTTCCTCGATGTTCGCGAAGTGATCAAGACTGACAGGACCTTCGGCTCGGCCCAAGTCAACATGCCGCTGACTCTGGAGAAGATCAGAGAGTACTTTGAGGGGCGGGGGACGCTTCAGGTCGTCACGGGCTTTATCGGTTCCAGTGAGGCTGGCGAGACCACGACGCTGGGGCGGAGCGGATCCGACTACACTGCTTCCATCGTGGGTACCGCTCTCGGGGCGGATGAAATCGAGATCTGGACAGACGTGGACGGCGTCATGACGGCCGATCCGAGAGAGGTTCCCGATGCTGTGTCCATCGAGTCGCTGACCTATGAAGAGGCGATGGAACTATCCCATTTCGGGGCGAAGGTGATCTTCCCACCTACCATGCAGCCGGCCATGTCCCAGCAGATTCCTATCCGCATCCGCAACACGTTCAACCTCAAGTCTCCCGGAACGGTCATAAGGGAAAAGGTGGAGAAGAAGGAGAATCTAATCACGGGGATATCGTCCATTTCCGGCGTTGCTCTGCTGAGGCTGCAAGGGAGCGGCATGATCGGGGTGACGGGTACATCAGGAAGACTTTTCCGGGCCCTCTCCCGGCAGGACGTCAACGTCATCCTCATCTCACAGGCTTCGTCTGAACACTCTATCTGCTTTGCGGCGAGCGTGGAAGCGGCAAAGCTGGCAAAAGAAGCCATTGAGGAAGAATTCGCACTCGAGATGCAGGCAGGGTTAATTGATGAGGTCAGGATTGAGTCCGATCTTTCCATTGTGGCGGTGGTGGGAGAAAATATGCGGCACACACCGGGTATCTCCGGCAAAGTGTTCAGCGCTTTAGGCAATCTCGGTATCAATGTTGTCGCTATCGCTCAAGGTTCCTCCGAGCAAAACATCTCTATTGTCATAGATCACCGGGATGAACCTAGGGCTCTGCGGGCGCTCCACCGGGCGTTTTTCGGCATTGCGCAAAAGACGATTAATCTCTTCATTGCGGGAACTGGGCTTATCGGAGCAGAACTGTTGAGACTCATCGGTCAGGCCCGGAATGGTCATCTTTCTGTCACGGTTGCGGGACTGGTGAACAGCCGCAAGATGCTCATGGATCCTGAGGGAATCCCGACCGATTCATGGAAATACAGGCTCAGCGAGTCCGGGGCCGCGGCCGATATAGAAGCGTTCATTCAGGCCATGTCACTGAACAAGTCAGATCAGACGATCTTCGTGGACTGTACCGCAAGCGAAGAAGTGTCCGACCGTTACCGCGAAGTTCTTTCGCTGAAGGTCTCCATCGTGACTCCCAATAAGATCGCCAATACGCGCGGGTGGGAGGAGTTCTGGCAGTTGCGGGCCGGCGCCCGGCAGAACGGTGTGAAGTTTCTCTATGAGACGAACGTGGGCGGAGGCCTCCCGGTCATTGGCACACTCAGGAGTCTTGTGGAGAGCGGCGACAGGGTATTGAAGATAGAGGGCGTCCTTTCCGGCACGCTGAGCTATCTGTTCAACTCCTTTAGCGGAGACGCGAGATTCAGTGAGGTGGTTCGTCAGGCGCGCGATCTCGGCTACACAGAGCCTGATCCGAGAGACGACCTGAGCGGGCTCGACGTGGCCCGCAAACTGCTGATCCTCGCCAGAGAGATGGGGCACGGGCTGGAATTAGCGGACATCCCCATCGAGAACCTCTTGCCGCAAGGGAGCGACGGCGCGGAAAGCGTGGAAGAATTTCTGGATTATCTCGCTGACTTCGACGATGATTTCGAGAAGAAGCGCGTTTATGCGGAAGAGAGCAAAAAGGTGCTGCGCTACATGGCCTCTTTTGAGGACGGACGGGCAGACGTCGGTCTCCGGGAGGTGGAGAACGATCACCCCTTTGCTTCGCTCATGGGGAGTGAGAATATGATCGTCTTCACGACGGAGCACTACCGGAAGCATCCGCTCATCGTCAGGGGACCGGGGGCCGGGGCGTCGGTGACCGCCGCCGGTGTACTGTCAGACATCCTGCGGGCGGCGGAGTAGGGGACGTGATGATGGCGAAACAGAAAGGTGAGCGGAGGATTTCGGTGGGAATCCTGGGAGCCACGGGCAGTGTGGGGCAGAAATTCGTGGAACTGTTAGCTGACCATCCGTGGTTCGAGATCACCGCTCTAGCGGCATCGGAGCGCTCCGCCGGAAAGGAGTACCGGGAAGCGGTCAACTGGTTCCAGACAGCGCTCCTTCCGCCCGCATCCGCGAAGATGAATGTCCAGAGGTGCGTGCCTGAGTTCCCATGCAAGATCGTCTTCTCCGGTCTCGATTCAGCAGTGGCGGGAAAGGTGGAGGCTGAGTTCGCGCGGGCCGGGTATGTCGTCGTCTCCAATTCAAGAAATCACCGGATGGACCCCCAAGTTCCCCTACT
This is a stretch of genomic DNA from Candidatus Neomarinimicrobiota bacterium. It encodes these proteins:
- the thrA gene encoding bifunctional aspartate kinase/homoserine dehydrogenase I; the protein is MKVLKFGGSSISTPDRIEAVLNVIQSVAQYGEARAVVVSAFGGVTDQLIEMSSSAEMDQGGYKVSFNDLKERHFTVVRELIAEEHRSRTESILNDLFTELEELLRGISMVKEVSLRTKDTVLSFGERLSATIITACLRCRGTDADFLDVREVIKTDRTFGSAQVNMPLTLEKIREYFEGRGTLQVVTGFIGSSEAGETTTLGRSGSDYTASIVGTALGADEIEIWTDVDGVMTADPREVPDAVSIESLTYEEAMELSHFGAKVIFPPTMQPAMSQQIPIRIRNTFNLKSPGTVIREKVEKKENLITGISSISGVALLRLQGSGMIGVTGTSGRLFRALSRQDVNVILISQASSEHSICFAASVEAAKLAKEAIEEEFALEMQAGLIDEVRIESDLSIVAVVGENMRHTPGISGKVFSALGNLGINVVAIAQGSSEQNISIVIDHRDEPRALRALHRAFFGIAQKTINLFIAGTGLIGAELLRLIGQARNGHLSVTVAGLVNSRKMLMDPEGIPTDSWKYRLSESGAAADIEAFIQAMSLNKSDQTIFVDCTASEEVSDRYREVLSLKVSIVTPNKIANTRGWEEFWQLRAGARQNGVKFLYETNVGGGLPVIGTLRSLVESGDRVLKIEGVLSGTLSYLFNSFSGDARFSEVVRQARDLGYTEPDPRDDLSGLDVARKLLILAREMGHGLELADIPIENLLPQGSDGAESVEEFLDYLADFDDDFEKKRVYAEESKKVLRYMASFEDGRADVGLREVENDHPFASLMGSENMIVFTTEHYRKHPLIVRGPGAGASVTAAGVLSDILRAAE